A DNA window from Lachancea thermotolerans CBS 6340 chromosome G complete sequence contains the following coding sequences:
- the OST5 gene encoding dolichyl-diphosphooligosaccharide--protein glycotransferase subunit (similar to uniprot|Q92316 Saccharomyces cerevisiae YGL226C-A OST5 Zeta subunit of the oligosaccharyltransferase complex of the ER lumen, which catalyzes asparagine-linked glycosylation of newly synthesized proteins) has translation MSSYQEVYKLYHQASEFEGVVALESQPMYGTITAVLALVFIALALSSISKAAGLPLGLQFVQYSFLSLAGSAFFGLATIFLTNSFGVYA, from the exons ATGTCGTCTTACCAAGAGGTTTAC AAACTTTACCATCAAGCGTCTGAATTTGAGGGAGTCGTCGCTCTAGAATCTCAGCCTATGTACGGGACTATCACCGCAGTTCTTGCATTGGTATTCATTGCACTGGCATTGTCATCAATTTCTAAGGCAGCGGGCCTGCCTTTGGGGCTTCAGTTTGTTCAATACAGTTTCCTCAGTTTAGCCGGAAGTGCATTCTTCGGGTTGGCAACTATATTCCTTACAAACTCCTTCGGTGTATATGCCTAA
- the MTC3 gene encoding Mtc3p (similar to uniprot|P53077 Saccharomyces cerevisiae YGL226W Hypothetical ORF) codes for MSTSLRSLRRNLGCLRRGTSHVPACLRSLSHTSYEPPRIDDLTGEKWIKLEKDVKEEIMEYLDWKMEGDWREMPANEKRASYFVSFGQWGPRAKPGSKEAQLQMTGAEIILRGVFSGVLFMAVAVSFMNYQNDKRVQKNLKKLEDSAER; via the coding sequence ATGAGTAcatctttgagaagcttaaGGCGGAATCTGGGGTGTTTGAGACGTGGTACCTCCCATGTTCCAGCTTGCTTGAGAAGCCTGAGCCATACTAGCTACGAACCGCCTCGGATTGATGATTTGACAGGCGAAAAATGGAtaaagcttgaaaaagacgTGAAAGAGGAGATTATGGAGTACTTGGATTGGAAAATGGAAGGCGACTGGAGAGAAATGCCTGCTAATGAAAAGAGGGCTTCATACTTTGTATCTTTTGGCCAATGGGGCCCGCGAGCAAAACCCGGTTCCAAAGAAGCGCAGCTGCAAATGACAGGCGCAGAGATCATCCTCAGGGGGGTATTTAGTGGAGTTTTGTTCATGGCAGTAGCAGTCAGCTTCATGAACTACCAGAACGATAAACGAGTACAAAAGAACCTTAAAAAGCTAGAAGATAGTGCTGAACGCTAA
- the MXR1 gene encoding peptide-methionine-S-sulfoxide reductase (highly similar to uniprot|P40029 Saccharomyces cerevisiae YER042W MXR1 Peptide methionine sulfoxide reductase reverses the oxidation of methionine residues involved in oxidative damage repair providing resistance to oxidative stress and regulation of lifespan): MVSAVSKSIKFSPQSEKLLTVAAGCFWGTEHIYRKYFGNRIKDYKVGYANGDETKKDSSDSVSYKRVCSGETQFAEVLQISFDPKTVSLKELVDFFFRIHDPTTVNSQGPDVGTQYRSAILTHTQEDLEECRRLKEQWQPKWGNKIVTEVTMCTNFYDAEEYHQLYLDNNPQGYACPTHYVRDL, translated from the coding sequence ATGGTATCAGCAGTCTCCAAGAGCATTAAGTTCTCCCCTCAAAGCGAAAAGCTTCTGACAGTGGCTGCGGGGTGCTTCTGGGGCACCGAGCACATTTACAGAAAGTACTTTGGAAACAGGATCAAAGATTATAAGGTCGGTTATGCTAACGGTGACGAGACTAAGAAAGACTCGAGTGACTCCGTGTCGTACAAACGTGTCTGTAGTGGAGAGACGCAGTTCGCTGAAGTCTTACAGATATCATTTGACCCCAAGACAGTCTCTCTGAAAGAACTGGtggacttcttctttcgcATCCATGACCCAACAACTGTGAACTCTCAAGGTCCAGATGTCGGTACGCAATATCGCAGCGCAATTCTCACACATACGCAGGAAGATTTGGAAGAGTGCCGCCGACTAAAAGAACAATGGCAGCCAAAGTGGGGTAACAAGATTGTAACAGAGGTCACTATGTGCACCAACTTCTACGATGCCGAGGAATATCACCAGTTGTATCTAGACAATAACCCTCAAGGCTATGCTTGCCCAACCCATTACGTGAGGGACTTGTAA
- the YEN1 gene encoding crossover junction endodeoxyribonuclease (similar to uniprot|P40028 Saccharomyces cerevisiae YER041W), whose protein sequence is MGVPAFWDLIKSDESLRRLPLKQFVVEFRNNFNRPLRLAIDAFTWLFESGFISNDCERLSEKGYRTDAQSTLILLNRLKCLLSLDVTFVLVFDGPMKPSFKNKFSSKTLSNDHCELASDDEEYVSIYNEHRKQHEIHGTCTTTLVSEELGGLSFVKRLLKTMNISFIETCGEGEAECARLQREGLVDYVLSNDSDTLVFGATRVLRNFSRFWEDVPATYTGPLKKKDHKEMFITVVDMQQIRNWNRSSLVLYCTLLGADYNQGIRGLGSKKAAKLAQLTTPNFAETFKDIFEDHSQPSELRRKRYLEFQKALFEHCFIHSKELFGRNYFSSNSAGFQGWPSDVAIMHYFHPILSPRVNRESLGVHYINVSGNSNFMKGDVADLMNLLEELEFKGITDFGRWFHEMVHSTFLLKEILYGNRTREELTRLVKITEEWCAGICQNKFRVPCWRIRYNSFLTTGNEASPQDTEDSIVAHSSPNKRSGSPSKKQSEKASHKFMTSIPKGLIPENNSLVKNYHLEKRTASEGDKRPRRGSPRKVANQKSNLDGFLKKYGTPRKHDSPKALHEKLEPETEPMNTKRKLFVEEDLDNPEPGNSSSLILVSERECNHDILHTSPKRALDLFIATSEEEDLEASAGSEESPLKKLKKNAATAESQLPTPRKLLPDNFVDLTIESG, encoded by the coding sequence ATGGGAGTCCCTGCATTTTGGGACCTTATCAAAAGTGATGAGTCTCTTAGAAGGCTGCCCTTAAAACAGTTTGTTGTTGAATTTAGGAACAACTTCAATAGGCCGCTTCGTCTTGCAATTGATGCCTTTACCTGGCTGTTTGAAAGCGGCTTTATCAGTAATGACTGCGAGCGCCTTTCAGAGAAGGGTTACAGGACTGATGCACAGTCAACACTAATACTACTGAATCGACTGAAATGCTTGCTATCCCTTGACGTGACGTTTGTGCTAGTCTTCGATGGGCCGATGAAGCCttcattcaaaaacaagttttCATCCAAGACGTTAAGCAACGACCATTGCGAGCTGGCCTCTGATGACGAAGAATACGTTTCAATATACAACGAACATCGCAAGCAACATGAGATCCACGGTACCTGTACCACTACACTGGTGTCAGAAGAATTGGGCGGCTTGAGCTTTGTGAAGAGACTattgaaaacaatgaaCATTTCCTTTATAGAAACGTGCGGTGAAGGCGAAGCAGAATGCGCTAGATTGCAAAGAGAAGGCCTTGTGGACTACGTTCTTTCAAACGACTCTGACACATTAGTTTTCGGGGCTACGAGGGTCTTACGCAACTTTTCGCGGTTCTGGGAAGACGTTCCAGCTACTTATACGGGacctttgaagaagaaggaccacAAAGAAATGTTTATCACGGTTGTGGATATGCAGCAGATCAGGAACTGGAACCGGAGCTCCCTTGTTTTGTATTGTACATTACTGGGTGCTGACTACAACCAGGGCATTAGGGGACTAGGTTCTAAAAAAGCAGCGAAGCTAGCCCAGCTTACAACGCCAAATTTCGCTGagactttcaaagacataTTCGAGGATCACTCTCAGCCGTCAGAACTTAGGCGAAAACGTTACCTGGAATTCCAAAAAGCATTATTTGAACACTGCTTCATCCATAGTAAAGAGCTTTTCGGCCGGAACTACTTTTCGTCTAATAGTGCTGGCTTTCAAGGTTGGCCGTCTGATGTTGCAATAATGCACTATTTCCACCCCATTTTATCCCCGCGTGTCAATAGAGAAAGCCTGGGTGTGCATTATATCAATGTGAGTGGAAACTCTAATTTCATGAAAGGCGATGTTGCTGATCTTATGAATTTGCTAGAAGAGTTAGAGTTCAAAGGGATAACGGACTTTGGAAGATGGTTTCACGAAATGGTCCATTCGACCTTCCTGCTCAAGGAGATTCTCTACGGCAACCGAACGCGCGAAGAACTGACACGGCTTGTCAAAATAACTGAAGAATGGTGTGCGGGCATTTGTCAGAATAAGTTTCGAGTTCCCTGCTGGCGAATACGTTATAATTCGTTTCTAACAACTGGAAATGAGGCTAGCCCGCAGGACACAGAGGACTCCATCGTTGCTCATTCAAGCCCAAACAAAAGGAGTGGGAGCCCGAGTAAAAAACAATCAGAGAAGGCTTCTCACAAGTTTATGACATCTATTCCTAAAGGCCTGATTCCAGAGAACAACTCTTTAGTTAAAAACTATCACCTGGAAAAACGCACAGCTTCCGAAGGTGATAAGCGCCCAAGACGCGGGTCGCCGCGGAAAGTAGCAAACCAAAAGAGTAACTTAGATGggtttctgaagaaatATGGAACTCCAAGAAAGCACGATTCCCCTAAAGCGCTAcatgaaaaacttgaacCGGAAACTGAGCCTATGAATACCAAGAGAAAGCTGTTTGTAGAAGAAGACCTCGATAATCCTGAGCCTGGAAATTCCAGCTCCCTGATACTTGTATCAGAGAGAGAGTGCAACCACGATATATTGCACACTTCCCCGAAGCGGGCACTAGATCTTTTTATTGCTACtagtgaagaagaggatCTCGAAGCCAGCGCGGGATCAGAAGAATCACCATTGAAGAAATTAAAGAAAAACGCTGCTACCGCCGAGTCACAGCTACCTACCCCAAGAAAACTACTTCCTGACAATTTCGTGGACTTGACCATAGAGAGTGGCTAA
- the GLN3 gene encoding nitrogen-responsive transcriptional regulator GLN3 (weakly similar to uniprot|P18494 Saccharomyces cerevisiae YER040W GLN3 Transcriptional activator of genes regulated by nitrogen catabolite repression (NCR) localization and activity regulated by quality of nitrogen source): protein MTEGGANIFDMLAEGGGSTGSGVGGGFDAMLEILPEEIDVSFVEGFSSEAREASAGPVRAASGGAAHVETLFEATPPIDVVDQQNGEIAQLWDFNVDEFMMTPSGSSDSATISAPNSFNSEHPGQLGGYGGGGAFAGTFGAGTPAASHNWGHLLGAPFHSEPGSQQPLFASPSALLADDAPGSVSAAAFRPTLPTRRSSSQLSKAAMADDGGLPLAHSTTANSVRKNSMTRPLSSSSLSSYRQNSVPELPKKPQVQCFNCKTFKTPLWRRDAQGNTMCNACGLFQKLHGTMRPLSLKSDVIRKRNTKKRGKKADAAKDKDKDSSATGAAATATTRPVRGKQDSGSSIPQTRLPSTPVAGGQSHTNGSATTFPSTLSKSRTNSSTNLSVNGTFTSSSSSSTTTQLSSNVLMNHNHRMLPTSGLGVSKKSRRSSSSSSASNSSNRSSSSRSMVPILPKPSPGGTSSARNQFQLAGFPGSAGNSAASSPRFSNSPRPASATSPLPTSAGQTLSSSAGRPGMTITRRKSSRQAHTSSSSSFMAASLQQHQHHQQQQPQPQPQSQHSQQGGFQSNTAGSSSSTISAHSNSWNSNTIAAPSPKSGRSPRSPFDLFSSSSSSQEPQSRPASRKTHTSLLSQQLQQATASPQNPQSPSQFQTPATFQSSSLSSSVTPQPASLKRSPMTASPRNSYMDSIQQQRGLHSDTGVRRTTSLRAEANNATGIAANAPSSQRQKDAFMDDLEWLKFGL from the coding sequence ATGACAGAAGGCGGCGCTAATATATTCGATATGCTTGCAGAGGGTGGCGGGAGCACCGGCAGCGGCGTCGGCGGAGGGTTTGATGCGATGCTGGAGATCCTGCCCGAGGAGATCGACGTGAGTTTCGTGGAAGGGTTCTCGAGCGAGGCGCGTGAGGCCAGCGCCGGGCCCGTGCGGGCCGCGAGCGGTGGAGCCGCACACGTTGAGACACTTTTCGAGGCAACGCCGCCAATCGACGTGGTTGACCAGCAGAACGGTGAGATCGCACAACTGTGGGACTTCAATGTGGACGAGTTCATGATGACGCCGAGCGGGTCCAGCGACTCGGCGACAATTAGCGCGCCGAACAGTTTCAACTCGGAGCACCCAGGGCAGCTGGGCGGCTACGGCGGTGGTGGCGCTTTTGCGGGCACCTTCGGCGCCGGTACGCCGGCGGCCTCGCACAACTGGGGCCACCTGCTGGGCGCGCCGTTCCACTCGGAGCCCGGCTCGCAGCAGCCGCTATTCGCATCGCCGAGCGCGCTGCTTGCGGATGATGCGCCGGGCAGCGTGTCTGCGGCGGCCTTTCGCCCTACGCTGCCGACCAGGCGGTCGTCTTCGCAGTTGAGCAAGGCAGCGATGGCCGACGACGGCGGGCTGCCGCTGGCGCACTCGACGACTGCGAACTCCGTGCGCAAGAACTCTATGACGAGGCCGctctcgtcctcgtcgctGTCCTCGTATCGCCAGAACTCGGTACCGGAGCTGCCGAAAAAGCCCCAGGTGCAGTGCTTTAACTGCAAAACATTCAAGACGCCGCTTTGGCGTCGGGACGCGCAGGGCAACACCATGTGCAACGCATGCGGTCTGTTCCAGAAGCTGCATGGCACGATGCGGCCGCTGTCGCTAAAGAGTGACGTGATCCGCAAGCGTAACACCAAGAAGCGCGGCAAGAAGGCAGACGCCGCCAAAGACAAGGATAAGGATTCTTCCGCTACGGGCGCCGCCGCTACAGCCACCACGCGGCCAGTACGTGGCAAACAGGATTCTGGGTCCTCCATTCCACAAACTCGGCTGCCGTCAACGCCGGTGGCTGGCGGGCAGTCTCACACCAATGGATCCGCAACCACGTTTCCGTCTACGCTGTCGAAGTCACGCACCAACTCGTCCACGAACCTCAGCGTTAATGGCACCTTCACCTCCtcatcctcctcttctACTACTACGCAGCTGAGCTCTAATGTACTTATGAACCACAACCACCGCATGCTGCCAACGTCTGGCCTGGGCGTTTCAAAGAAGTCGAGACGCTCCAGTTCTTCCAGTTCCGCCTCGAACTCAAGCAACCGGTCCTCGTCATCGCGCTCGATGGTCCCTATACTGCCTAAGCCCTCACCGGGCGGCACTTCCTCGGCGCGAAACCAGTTCCAGCTCGCAGGCTTCCCTGGTAGCGCCGGCAACAGCGCGGCCTCTTCGCCACGCTTCTCGAACTCACCGCGCCCAGCTTCTGCTACTAGTCCTCTGCCGACCTCTGCCGGCCAGACACTGTCGTCCTCCGCAGGTCGCCCCGGCATGACTATCACGCGACGCAAATCGTCCCGTCAAGCGCACacttcctcctcctcctcattCATGGCTGCGTCCTTGcaacagcaccagcaccatcagcaacagcagcccCAGCCTCAGCCCCAGTCTCAACATTCCCAGCAAGGAGGTTTTCAGTCTAACACCGCTGGGAGCTCTTCGTCGACCATCTCAGCCCATTCTAATTCCTGGAACTCCAATACCATTGCAGCGCCGTCCCCAAAATCCGGGAGGTCGCCACGCTCCCCTTTCGacctgttttcttcttcctcctcctcgcAAGAGCCCCAGTCTAGGCCGGCTTCTCGAAAAACGCACACATCCCTATTATCAcagcagcttcagcagGCGACGGCTTCCCCGCAGAATCCGCAGTCTCCTTCTCAATTTCAGACACCGGCCACCTTTCAAAGTAGCAGCCTTTCGAGCTCGGTCACTCCGCAGCCCGCATCATTGAAGAGGTCGCCTATGACTGCCTCCCCAAGAAACAGCTACATGGATTCTATTCAGCAACAACGCGGGCTGCACTCGGATACGGGCGTCCGGAGGACCACATCCTTGAGGGCTGAGGCCAATAATGCTACCGGCATCGCTGCAAATGCACCCAGTTCGCAGAGGCAAAAAGACGCTTTTATGGATGATCTGGAGTGGTTAAAGTTTGGCTTATGA
- the VRG4 gene encoding GDP-mannose transporter (similar to uniprot|P40107 Saccharomyces cerevisiae YGL225W VRG4 May regulate Golgi function and glycosylation in Golgi Golgi GDP-mannose transporter), with translation MSELKVDNGGMSQMANSGPLSILAYCGSSILMTVTNKFVVNVENFNMNFVMLFVQSFVCSLALVVLRALGYAKFRPLNKTDVKNWFPISVLLVAMIYTSSKALQFLAVPIYTIFKNLTIILIAYGEVLFFGGRVTAMELSAFLLMVLSSVVATMGDRQALAKKASELAAAATSEEAMDPTAGYIWMFANCISSALFVLIMRKRIKLTNFKDYDTMFYNNALAMPILLISSFVLEDWSPENLTTNFTRNTFTALIISGLASVGISYCSGWCVRVTSSTTYSMVGALNKLPIALSGLVFFDAPKNFLSIFSIFLGFLAGLVYVVAKQKKQQQPAAKA, from the coding sequence ATGTCTGAACTGAAAGTTGACAACGGCGGGATGTCGCAAATGGCCAACTCCGGGCCGCTATCGATCCTTGCGTACTGCGGTTCGTCGATCCTGATGACGGTGACCAACAAGTTTGTAGTTAACGTGGAGAACTTCAACATGAACTTCGTGATGCTGTTCGTGCAGTCTTTCGTGTGCTCGCTGGCTCTAGTGGTGCTACGGGCGCTCGGGTACGCCAAGTTCCGTCCGCTCAACAAGACGGACGTCAAGAACTGGTTCCCAATCTCCGTGCTGCTGGTGGCGATGATCTACACGTCGTCTAAGGCGCTACAGTTCCTGGCCGTGCCCATCTACAcgatcttcaagaacctgaCTATTATCCTGATCGCGTACGGCGAAGTGCTGTTTTTCGGCGGACGCGTTACTGCCATGGAGTTGTCGGCGTTTTTGCTAATGGTGCTGTCGTCCGTGGTTGCGACCATGGGTGACCGCCAGGCGCTAGCGAAGAAGGCCAGTGAGctcgccgccgcggccaCCTCCGAGGAGGCCATGGATCCCACTGCGGGCTACATCTGGATGTTCGCCAACTGCATCTCGTCCGCGTTGTTCGTGCTGATCATGCGCAAGCGCATCAAGCTCACCAACTTCAAGGACTACGACACCATGTTCTACAACAACGCGCTGGCCATGCCTATCCTGTTGATCTCCTCCTTTGTGCTTGAGGACTGGTCCCCAGAAAACCTCACCACTAACTTCACCCGCAACACCTTCACCGCCTTGATCATCTCGGGTCTGGCCTCGGTTGGAATTTCCTACTGCTCTGGCTGGTGTGTCAGAGTCACCTCCTCAACCACCTACTCCATGGTCGGTGCTCTGAACAAGTTGCCTATCGCGCTTTCGGGCCTAGTCTTCTTTGACGCccccaagaacttcttgtccATTTTCTCTATCTTCCTAGGGTTCTTGGCCGGTCTTGTCTACGTCGTGgccaaacaaaagaagcagcagcagcccGCTGCCAAGGCCTGA
- the KRE29 gene encoding Smc5-Smc6 complex subunit KRE29 (weakly similar to uniprot|P40026 Saccharomyces cerevisiae YER038C KRE29 Essential protein of unknown function heterozygous mutant shows haploinsufficiency in K1 killer toxin resistance), which produces MRLHSYRPSYARVGTACIHRCSQGAYASASISDEHSQAEPRAADADVVYDSQDSGGGSPIVKNQFHYDADDLSDSELSSEPSDDDEAGISALIHLEAPEQAPAPPPSGFEAPQFREFDVHCNGFDEQLLSRTAKLRELSRELEPEPAVSAASASDKKPPLRKQVASSFKQKVPRAYLDMILAENSSRKFQDWYFMTENAQPAEIDPWATFLGAKKPKKQSLKELLKSLGVPSQHLSPQLQHITVDMYDTVNLLQPVHVMCKQLQRYYKCRGFAQSFICFILDRNVFNSPECTSAWCEDVYSRLDANHFTDTYLQLVAGDSYLLHLRVSRQIPEFHELLLEKLFPQHTYETLLGEFDRLLKAKEHQKLLYFTLFIYGTATMPFGDTAASQRLRDSVYGAGNDGNHVELVIIRSYINFFIKIV; this is translated from the exons ATGCGCCTGCACTCTTATAGACCGAGCTACGCGCGCGTTGGCACTGCATGCATACATAGGTGTAGTCAAGGT GCGTACGCCAGTGCCAGCATCAGCGACGAACACTCGCAAGCAGAGCCCCGTGCGGCAGACGCCGACGTCGTTTACGACTCCCAGGACTCCGGCGGCGGATCTCCAATAGTCAAAAACCAGTTCCATTACGATGCCGATGATCTCAGTGACTCGGAGCTCAGCAGCGAGCCATCCGATGACGACGAAGCTGGGATTTCCGCACTGATCCATTTGGAAGCACCGGAACAGGCACCCGCACCGCCTCCCAGCGGCTTCGAGGCACCTCAGTTCCGTGAGTTCGACGTTCACTGCAATGGTTTTGACGAACAGCTGCTCTCTCGAACTGCCAAGCTCAGAGAGCTCTCCAGGGAgcttgagcctgagccCGCTGTATCAGCTGCTAGCGCTAGCGACAAAAAACCTCCTCTGCGTAAACAGGTTGCTAGCTCGTTCAAGCAAAAGGTTCCGAGGGCCTACCTAGACATGATACTGGCGGAAAACTCGTCACGTAAATTCCAGGATTGGTACTTCATGACCGAGAATGCGCAACCGGCGGAGATCGATCCATGGGCCACGTTTTTAGGcgccaagaagccaaaaaagcagaGTCTCAAAGAACTGCTGAAGTCCCTCGGAGTGCCCTCCCAGCATCTTTCCCCGCAGCTCCAACATATCACGGTTGATATGTACGATACTGTGAACCTTCTGCAGCCCGTGCACGTCATGTGCAAGCAACTACAGCGGTACTACAAGTGCAGGGGATTCGCGCAATCCTTCATCTGCTTCATCCTGGACCGGAACGTGTTCAACTCCCCGGAGTGCACCTCTGCATGGTGTGAAGACGTCTACAGTCGACTGGACGCAAATCATTTCACGGATACATACCTTCAGCTGGTTGCCGGCGACAGTTACCTGCTACACTTGCGAGTTTCGCGGCAGATCCCGGAATTCCACGAGTTgttgcttgaaaagctgtttcCGCAACATACTTATGAAACGCTACTGGGCGAATTCGATCGGCTTCTGAAGGCTAAAGAGcaccagaagctgctttaCTTTACGCTTTTCATTTACGGAACCGCGACCATGCCCTTTGGGGACACAGCGGCGTCGCAACGACTGCGGGACAGCGTCTACGGCGCAGGAAACGACGGGAACCATGTGGAACTGGTCATTATCAGAAGCTATATAAACTTTTTCATTAAAATCGTCTAA
- the SDT1 gene encoding nucleotidase (similar to uniprot|P53078 Saccharomyces cerevisiae YGL224C SDT1 Pyrimidine nucleotidase overexpression suppresses the 6-AU sensitivity of transcription elongation factor S-II as well as resistance to other pyrimidine derivatives or to YER037W uniprot|P40025 Saccharomyces cerevisiae YER037W PHM8), with amino-acid sequence MQSHFSRVGSTIGSKIGKMTISTTASARAHYRDQVEAQLKANQESLDNLTHTGSQVTFEIDPPETPKPNPDLKVFFFDIDNCLYKRSTRIHDLMQVSIHEYFKNELNIDDDEAWKLHHTYYREYGLAIRGLVMHHDIDALEYNRMVDDALPLQRILKPDAGLRSMLSRLKESGAVDKLWLFTNAYKTHGIRCVRLLGIADMFDGITYCDYSQKDNLVCKPDPAAFQRAKAQSGLGDYKNAYFVDDSGSNVKTGISLGIKKCVHLIEDEVDPNLGQTPAGSIVIRNIEDLPKAIPELFQR; translated from the coding sequence ATGCAAAGCCATTTCTCGAGAGTTGGATCAACCATCGGTAGCAAAATTGGCAAGATGACAATATCGACAACAGCATCCGCGCGCGCGCATTATAGAGATCAGGTAGAGGCGCAACTCAAGGCTAATCAAGAGAGTCTCGACAACCTTACACACACCGGTTCACAGGTCACGTTCGAAATAGATCCACCGGAAACTCCCAAACCAAATCCGgacttgaaggttttcttcttcgacatCGACAACTGCTTGTACAAAAGATCGACCCGCATCCACGATCTCATGCAGGTTTCCATCCACgagtacttcaaaaatgagcTGAATATTGATGACGACGAGGCCTGGAAACTACATCACACTTACTACAGAGAGTACGGCCTGGCGATTCGCGGGCTCGTTATGCACCATGACATAGATGCACTCGAGTACAATCGCATGGTGGATGACGCGCTACCGCTGCAGCGCATTCTTAAACCAGACGCCGGGCTACGGTCAATGCTCAGCCGCTTGAAGGAGTCTGGCGCTGTCGATAAGCTATGGCTGTTTACCAACGCATATAAAACGCATGGAATTAGATGTGTGCGCCTGTTGGGTATCGCAGACATGTTCGATGGAATAACGTATTGCGACTATTCGCAGAAAGACAATCTCGTTTGCAAGCCGGACCCCGCGGCTTTCCAGCGGGCCAAGGCCCAAAGTGGCCTAGGCGACTACAAAAATGCTTATTTTGTCGATGATAGCGGCAGCAACGTCAAGACTGGGATTTCCTTGGGGATCAAGAAGTGCGTTCATTTGATAGAGGATGAGGTGGACCCCAACTTGGGCCAGACACCCGCGGGCTCCATCGTAATTCGCAACATAGAAGACCTACCGAAGGCTATTCCAGAATTATTTCAGCGTTAG